From a single Drosophila gunungcola strain Sukarami chromosome 2L unlocalized genomic scaffold, Dgunungcola_SK_2 000008F, whole genome shotgun sequence genomic region:
- the LOC128253337 gene encoding LOW QUALITY PROTEIN: homer protein homolog 1 (The sequence of the model RefSeq protein was modified relative to this genomic sequence to represent the inferred CDS: substituted 1 base at 1 genomic stop codon): MGEQPIFTCQAHVFHIDPKTKRTWITASMKAVNVSFFYDSSRNLYRIISVEGTKAVINSTITPNMTFTQTSQKFGQWSDVRANTVYGLGFASEAELTKFVEKFQEVKEATKNAMKSANGSNAVTPTTSANTSPISGRAVGSMQNDNTAIDPHTVEPPNLSNTNTQNANPDSPSHKLLNTSDVKPDIGSATPSPQPTSGGPAGGGGGGVTISSGGSIVGMHTGPGAGATAEQQLKYENERLKMALAQSCANAKKWEIELATLKNNNIRLTSALQESTANVDEWKRQLHTYKEENIRLKRDMEQICVGGGGVGAAAGGGGAAEDELRREVATLKARTEQLQKELLQQEIELKSANLSLREKSNDQTLAKLSELNVVFAKQLSELYGVQKDMESVVQQAKCTXDPELVAMRKVSAQEQTTMINTTTTSSTTTGSTTSKRYLSNFPIAEAESTLSNVTSIHTQLQSSLYETQNSVQLKALDKHSALLQELHQRQAAPRRLSASAEATAAAAAASGSGGAKTATILVSKSKTKTGLPLLLKNSINN; this comes from the exons ATGGG CGAGCAACCGATTTTCACCTGCCAGGCGCATGTCTTCCACATCGACCCGAAGACGAAGCGCACCTGGATCACGGCCAGCATGAAGGCGGTCAACGTGAGCTTCTTCTACGACAGCTCGAGGAATCTGTACCGCATCATCAGCGTCGAGGGCACCAAGGCGGTGATCAACTCGACGATCACGCCCAACATGACCTTCACCCAGACCTCGCAGAAGTTCGGCCAGTGGAGCGATGTGCGGGCAAACACGGTGTACGGCTTGGGATTCGCTTCCGAGGCGGAGCTCACCAAG TTCGTTGAGAAGTTCCAGGAGGTCAAAGAGGCAACCAAGAACGCCATGAAGTCGGCCAACGGCTCCAATGCCGTCACGCCCACCACCTCGGCCAATACGTCGCCCATTTCGGGGCGTGCTGTAGGCTCCATGCAGAACGACAACACAGCCATAGATCCGCACACCGTGGAGCCGCCCAACCTGAGCAACACGAACACGCAGAACGCCAATCCGGACAGCCCCTCCCACAAGCTCCTAAACACCAGCGATGTCAAGCCGGACATCGGATCGGCCACCCCCTCGCCGCAGCCCACTTCAGGCGGACCTGcaggtggcggcggcggcggagtgACCATCTCGTCGGGTGGCAGCATTGTGGGCATGCACACGGGGCCGGGGGCGGGTGCCACCGCCGAGCAGCAGCTCAAGTACGAGAACGAGCGCCTGAAAATGGCCCTGGCACAAAG CTGCGCCAATGCCAAAAAATGGGAAATCGAGCTGGCCACCCTGAAGAACAACAACATTCGGCTTACCAGCGCTCTTCAG GAATCAACTGCCAATGTGGACGAATGGAAGCGCCAGCTACACACTTACAAGGAGGAGAATATTCGCCTCAAGAGGGACATGGAGCAGATTTGTGTGGGCGGAGGGGGCGTGGGTGCTGCAGCCGGAGGGGGAGGCGCCGCGGAAGACGAGTTGCGTCGTGAGGTGGCCACACTCAAGGCGCGGACGGAACAACTGCAGAAGGAACTCTTGCAACAGGAAATAGAGCTTAAGTCGGCCAACCTTAGTCTTCGCGAAAAGTCCAATGATCAGACG CTGGCCAAACTGAGCGAGTTAAACGTGGTTTTCGCCAAGCAACTGTCGGAGCTGTATGGGGTGCAGAAGGATATGGAGAGTGTTGTACAGCAGGCAAAGTGTACTTGAGACCCAGAGTTGGTGGCTATGCGAAAG GTTTCAGCGCAGGAACAGACTACAATGATAAACACTACAACGACATCATCGACAACAACAGGAAGCACGACTAGCAAACGATATTTGAGCAACTTTCCAATCGCCGAGGCCGAGAGCACGCTCTCTAACGTCACCTCGATCCACACCCAGCTGCAGTCGTCGCTCTACGAAACCCAGAATTCGGTTCAGCTGAAGGCCTTAGACAAGCACTCTGCGCTGCTGCAGGAGCTGCATCAGCGGCAGGCGGCTCCAAGGCGCCTCTCCGCCTCCGCTGAAGCgactgctgcagctgcagctgcgtCCGGTTCTGGTGGGGCCAAAACTGCCACCATACTCGTTTCtaaatcaaaaaccaaaaccggGCTGCCCCTGTTGCTGAAGAATTCCATTAACAATTAG